The following proteins are encoded in a genomic region of Dialister hominis:
- a CDS encoding adenosylcobinamide-GDP ribazoletransferase yields MNSFLVGLQFLTRIHLSSKAIWKDEEFGKSVMWFPVIGWIIGLFLVLIFQITKPLDTPILTGFLLVIGEIFISGGTLTDGLMDASDGLFSGRSKERSLEIMKDSLTGSFGMLSILIYVFLTTLCLGYVDNTQAMLMLLIAMPTLGRLNLVISICNYNYARPYGMGKAFAAYHSKYTLLWAIFFAMLPALYFGFSYLFLMGISIIIGLGLNNWVVKKIDGTTGDTYGFVTEITEAGIALLGVLLIRGDLWHI; encoded by the coding sequence ATGAATTCTTTTCTTGTAGGACTCCAGTTTTTAACACGGATTCATTTGTCTTCCAAAGCAATCTGGAAAGATGAGGAATTCGGTAAAAGTGTCATGTGGTTTCCTGTGATTGGATGGATTATAGGGCTTTTTCTTGTTCTGATTTTTCAGATTACGAAGCCTTTGGATACCCCCATATTAACGGGATTCCTCCTGGTGATTGGAGAAATTTTTATTTCCGGCGGTACGCTGACAGACGGGCTTATGGACGCATCTGACGGGCTTTTTTCCGGGAGGTCAAAGGAAAGAAGTCTGGAGATTATGAAAGATAGTCTCACAGGCTCTTTTGGCATGCTGTCGATTTTGATTTATGTTTTTTTGACAACACTATGCTTAGGGTATGTGGATAATACTCAGGCAATGCTGATGCTCCTTATTGCCATGCCAACTTTGGGGAGGCTGAACCTGGTTATAAGCATTTGCAATTATAATTATGCCAGACCATATGGTATGGGGAAGGCTTTTGCCGCTTATCACTCAAAGTACACGCTGCTTTGGGCAATTTTCTTCGCCATGCTGCCTGCGCTTTATTTTGGGTTCAGCTATTTATTCCTTATGGGGATTTCCATCATTATTGGCCTTGGCTTAAATAACTGGGTTGTCAAAAAAATTGACGGAACTACGGGAGACACGTATGGTTTTGTTACAGAAATAACAGAAGCAGGCATAGCGCTCCTGGGGGTTCTTTTGATTAGAGGGGACTTATGGCATATATAG
- a CDS encoding M24 family metallopeptidase, with protein sequence MLLKDRIFDFMKDSGLDAVFVQKNENCYYISRFTGSDSFLFLTKDADYLLTDSRYTEQAKQEAVGFEVINHAGKLPSVIAELAQKHKVKRIGVESPFSYSAYLSFSAVMDNVEFKVCALDNIRQIKTQEELKCIAEACRISDEGFKKTIPYIKPGVTERELMAVLESSMLLEGSEGKSFDTIVASGYRGAYPHGTATDKVIESGDLITFDFGAIYKGYHSDITRTVAVGEISDQQQFMYDKVLGCVEYIEGLLKAGETASDVDHLAREYLKKFSLDSYFTHALGHSVGLEIHEAPVLAPRDHSVLMVGMTETVEPGVYIPGVGGVRIEDTVTIEKDGISVLTKFPKKFLRV encoded by the coding sequence ATGTTATTAAAAGATAGAATCTTTGATTTTATGAAGGATAGCGGTCTGGATGCAGTTTTCGTTCAAAAAAATGAAAACTGTTATTATATTTCCAGATTTACGGGATCAGACAGCTTTTTATTTCTGACTAAAGATGCCGATTATCTTCTTACTGACAGCAGATATACAGAACAAGCAAAACAGGAAGCGGTTGGATTTGAAGTTATAAATCATGCAGGGAAATTACCGAGTGTTATTGCTGAGCTCGCTCAGAAGCACAAGGTCAAGCGTATAGGCGTTGAATCTCCGTTTTCATACAGTGCCTATCTGAGCTTTTCTGCTGTGATGGATAATGTAGAATTCAAAGTCTGCGCATTGGACAATATCAGACAGATAAAAACACAGGAAGAACTTAAGTGCATTGCAGAAGCCTGCCGGATTTCGGATGAAGGATTCAAGAAGACGATTCCATATATCAAGCCCGGAGTTACGGAGCGGGAGCTGATGGCTGTTTTGGAAAGTTCCATGCTGCTGGAAGGCTCTGAAGGGAAATCATTTGATACGATTGTTGCTTCTGGCTATAGAGGAGCGTATCCGCACGGTACTGCAACAGATAAAGTGATTGAGTCAGGGGATCTCATTACCTTTGACTTTGGCGCTATATATAAGGGATATCATTCCGACATCACAAGAACCGTTGCCGTTGGAGAAATTTCCGACCAGCAGCAATTCATGTATGATAAAGTGCTGGGATGTGTTGAGTATATAGAAGGCCTGCTTAAGGCAGGCGAGACTGCTTCTGATGTGGATCACTTGGCCAGAGAATACCTGAAAAAATTCTCTTTGGATAGTTATTTCACTCATGCGCTTGGTCACAGCGTAGGGCTTGAGATTCATGAGGCGCCGGTTCTGGCACCGCGTGACCATTCCGTTTTAATGGTCGGAATGACTGAAACGGTAGAACCCGGAGTTTATATCCCGGGAGTAGGTGGAGTTCGTATCGAAGATACGGTCACAATAGAAAAAGATGGAATTTCAGTTTTAACGAAATTCC
- a CDS encoding cobyric acid synthase → MKKAKKLMFQGTSSHVGKSILTTAFCRILAQDGYKTAPFKAQNMALNSYVTPSGGEIGRSTVAQAEAAGAEPIVQMNPVLLKPTGNSCSQVIILGTSRGNYSASEYQNQYSQKAWASVKESIEYMESHYDVMVIEGAGSPAEVNLKKNDIVNMRVAKECNASVFLIADIDRGGALASIVGTLELLDEDERALVKGLVINKFRGDIKLLEPALTFLKERTGIPVLGVIPYLNKLGIDDEDSVSLQEIPDDHVMRDIHIAVIQTPKISNFTDFDALNHEPDVNVRFVQKGDLLGNSDLIIIPGSKNTTEDLLYLKREGYAKEICELAEQGTPVIGVCGGYQMLGEKVSDPDHVESQNDEVDGLGLLPYTTVMQGVKNTYQVHFDCDDLPFLDMQFKGSDLKGYEIHMGETTLNKPAQTLFHITSRSSKDVDVNDGYINEKHNVFGTYCHGVFDNDELRRAIINALRKRKGLSELPIQFRYREYKESEYDRLADSVRKYFDMDTVYEILRNE, encoded by the coding sequence TCACATGTAGGCAAAAGTATTTTGACTACGGCATTTTGCAGAATCCTGGCTCAGGATGGATACAAAACGGCACCTTTTAAAGCACAGAATATGGCATTAAATTCCTATGTCACTCCTTCCGGTGGGGAAATAGGAAGATCAACGGTGGCACAGGCTGAGGCTGCAGGTGCGGAACCGATTGTGCAGATGAATCCTGTCCTTCTGAAACCTACTGGCAATTCCTGCTCGCAGGTCATTATTCTTGGCACATCCAGAGGCAATTATTCTGCATCCGAATACCAGAACCAGTATAGCCAGAAAGCCTGGGCATCCGTAAAAGAAAGCATAGAATATATGGAATCCCACTATGATGTTATGGTCATAGAAGGCGCAGGCAGCCCGGCAGAAGTGAACCTGAAGAAAAATGACATCGTAAACATGAGAGTTGCTAAAGAATGCAATGCTTCGGTATTTTTGATAGCAGATATCGACCGCGGCGGTGCTTTGGCATCTATTGTCGGTACACTGGAACTGCTTGATGAAGACGAACGGGCTCTCGTTAAGGGTCTTGTCATCAACAAGTTCAGAGGAGATATCAAACTTCTCGAACCCGCTTTGACCTTTTTGAAGGAACGTACAGGAATACCTGTTTTAGGCGTTATTCCTTATTTGAACAAACTTGGCATTGATGATGAGGACTCCGTTTCCCTGCAGGAAATCCCGGATGATCACGTGATGAGGGATATCCATATTGCAGTAATCCAGACTCCTAAGATTTCCAACTTCACAGATTTCGACGCTTTGAATCACGAACCGGATGTCAATGTACGCTTTGTACAAAAGGGAGATTTGCTTGGAAATTCTGACTTGATCATCATTCCGGGAAGCAAAAATACTACAGAAGACCTCCTCTATTTGAAGAGGGAAGGCTATGCAAAGGAAATCTGCGAGCTGGCAGAACAGGGAACTCCGGTAATCGGCGTTTGCGGCGGTTACCAGATGCTTGGTGAAAAAGTCAGCGATCCGGATCATGTAGAAAGCCAGAATGATGAAGTCGATGGTTTGGGACTGCTGCCGTATACGACAGTTATGCAGGGGGTAAAGAACACATATCAGGTTCATTTTGATTGTGACGATCTGCCATTCCTCGATATGCAGTTTAAGGGCAGTGATTTAAAGGGATACGAAATACATATGGGCGAAACTACACTCAATAAACCTGCCCAGACTTTATTCCACATTACCAGCCGCAGCAGCAAGGATGTTGACGTGAATGATGGCTATATCAACGAAAAACATAATGTATTCGGGACATACTGCCATGGCGTTTTCGATAATGATGAATTGAGACGTGCCATTATCAATGCTTTGCGCAAGAGAAAAGGATTAAGTGAACTTCCGATTCAATTCCGCTATAGAGAGTATAAAGAATCTGAGTATGACCGTTTGGCGGACTCAGTCAGGAAGTATTTTGATATGGATACTGTTTATGAAATCCTGAGGAATGAATAA
- a CDS encoding histidine phosphatase family protein, whose translation MWNKKGRYQGIADVELSEKGILQADKIEDYFRDIKLDAVISSPLKRAVRTGQGVAVSHDLPLIIEENLHELDFGEWEGKNFKEIEKCWPGSMEKMFTQTETFKFPNGESFEECRKRAAACIKKLISSGGNKTYAVVCHGVVLRMIICSFIGIPIARAWNLSLDNASISVIKCFNNGLNVLDSLNGVSHLKE comes from the coding sequence TTGTGGAACAAAAAGGGACGCTATCAGGGAATCGCCGATGTAGAGCTCAGCGAGAAGGGAATCCTTCAGGCCGATAAAATTGAGGATTATTTCAGAGATATCAAGCTGGACGCTGTAATTTCAAGCCCCTTAAAAAGAGCTGTCAGAACAGGACAAGGCGTTGCCGTATCCCATGATCTCCCCCTGATAATTGAAGAGAACCTTCATGAGCTTGATTTTGGAGAATGGGAAGGAAAAAACTTTAAGGAAATAGAAAAGTGCTGGCCCGGATCCATGGAGAAGATGTTCACGCAGACTGAAACATTCAAATTTCCTAATGGTGAATCTTTCGAGGAATGCAGGAAGCGTGCTGCCGCATGTATAAAGAAACTCATTTCGTCAGGTGGTAATAAGACTTATGCTGTAGTCTGCCATGGTGTAGTGCTTCGAATGATTATATGCTCCTTCATAGGTATCCCGATAGCCAGAGCATGGAATCTTTCTTTAGATAATGCGAGCATATCCGTTATCAAGTGTTTCAACAATGGCTTGAATGTATTGGACTCACTCAATGGCGTCAGCCATTTGAAGGAATGA
- the cbiB gene encoding adenosylcobinamide-phosphate synthase CbiB, with translation MYAVIPITACIIDTVYGDPRSNFHPVVLIGNLISYIENKLYPKKPALPKDLMLRGLLTVCLVLLTVGLITSFFVYLGHKGGILLYFSLSALILYVTITPRALARDGMEIYHLLRDGDLVKVRARLSWIVGRDTDNLSEADIVRGTVETIAENTTDGIISPLFYFMLFGPVGAALYRAGNTMDSMLGYKDDRYLYFGRIAARLDDILNYIPARITFLLFAASAYILRLDWKNAVAITRRDARKHPSPNGGYAEAPMAGALNVRLGGYNYYHGVAEFREYMGDPKVELKAFHIKKSIIMMYLATAIFVIFESIVIFFTW, from the coding sequence ATGTATGCTGTGATTCCGATCACAGCATGCATTATTGATACAGTCTACGGGGATCCGAGATCTAATTTTCACCCTGTTGTGCTCATAGGAAACTTAATTTCTTATATTGAAAACAAACTGTATCCCAAGAAGCCGGCTCTCCCGAAAGATTTAATGTTGAGGGGCTTATTGACAGTATGTCTTGTTCTTTTGACTGTTGGCCTGATCACATCATTTTTCGTGTACCTGGGACACAAAGGCGGAATTCTTCTCTATTTTTCGCTGAGTGCGTTGATTCTCTATGTCACTATTACGCCCAGAGCCCTTGCACGCGATGGAATGGAGATTTACCATCTTTTGAGAGACGGTGATCTGGTTAAGGTACGGGCAAGACTCAGCTGGATTGTTGGCAGAGATACAGATAACCTGTCGGAAGCTGATATCGTAAGAGGGACAGTAGAGACTATTGCCGAGAATACAACTGACGGAATTATATCGCCTCTGTTTTATTTCATGCTTTTCGGCCCTGTTGGCGCTGCTTTGTACCGCGCTGGAAACACCATGGATTCCATGCTTGGGTACAAAGACGACAGATATCTTTATTTTGGCCGTATTGCCGCCAGACTGGATGATATTCTGAATTATATTCCTGCAAGAATAACATTTTTGCTTTTTGCAGCAAGTGCTTATATTTTAAGGCTGGATTGGAAAAATGCTGTCGCTATAACCAGGCGTGATGCCCGCAAACATCCTAGTCCTAACGGAGGATATGCGGAGGCGCCGATGGCAGGAGCTCTGAATGTAAGACTGGGCGGATATAACTACTATCACGGAGTTGCCGAATTTAGAGAGTACATGGGGGACCCCAAGGTAGAACTTAAGGCGTTTCATATCAAGAAATCTATTATAATGATGTACCTGGCAACAGCGATCTTTGTTATATTCGAGTCAATTGTTATTTTCTTCACATGGTGA
- a CDS encoding pyridoxal phosphate-dependent aminotransferase, with protein MRMSSTKSRHGGDIYGFSDEERDKFLDFSININPLGLSPKGKAALTAGWEKETLRYPDVKCRDLIKALSERYHVNETNIVVGNGATELMYAILRIINPDLVLIPAPSFSEYRLSAEAAGAKVLSLMSEPAASFKAFMEEVKNNIQQNSLIYVGNPNNPDGLLLDSRDLSDLIEIADAASSFLVIDESFIDFVGDEYSYRNLSETHSNVIIVTSLTKFYAVPGLRIGCAFLPQAIRDQVNQNLVPWNVNGLAQLYMVHAVKDNEYIEESSSFCLMQRAKLVERLKEFPEIKVYPGTVNFVLCELLVKGMDAKALQAKLIHYGIIIRKCGNYEGLDDSFFRVAVRSDIENNKLINALHEVLAK; from the coding sequence ATGCGAATGAGTTCGACAAAGAGTAGACATGGCGGAGATATTTATGGATTTTCAGATGAGGAAAGAGATAAATTTCTGGATTTCAGCATCAATATAAATCCTCTGGGGCTATCCCCTAAAGGAAAAGCTGCCTTAACCGCAGGCTGGGAGAAGGAAACTTTGCGATATCCGGATGTCAAATGCAGAGATCTCATCAAAGCCTTATCAGAACGTTACCATGTCAATGAAACTAATATCGTGGTTGGAAATGGCGCCACTGAGCTGATGTATGCCATCCTGAGAATCATCAATCCGGATCTGGTTTTGATACCTGCTCCTTCATTCAGCGAGTACAGGCTGTCTGCAGAAGCAGCTGGGGCAAAAGTCTTGAGCCTCATGAGTGAACCGGCTGCATCCTTCAAAGCTTTCATGGAAGAAGTAAAAAATAATATCCAGCAGAATTCTTTGATATACGTAGGGAATCCTAATAATCCCGACGGCTTGCTGCTGGACTCCAGGGATCTTTCGGATCTTATAGAGATTGCTGATGCTGCGTCCAGCTTCCTTGTGATAGATGAATCGTTTATTGATTTTGTGGGAGATGAATATTCCTACCGCAATCTGAGTGAGACGCATTCAAATGTTATTATAGTTACTTCGCTGACTAAATTTTATGCAGTTCCCGGGCTGCGTATAGGCTGCGCTTTTCTTCCGCAGGCCATTCGTGATCAGGTCAATCAGAATCTCGTTCCCTGGAATGTCAACGGATTAGCTCAGCTGTACATGGTGCATGCGGTCAAAGATAATGAGTATATAGAAGAATCCAGTTCATTCTGCCTGATGCAAAGAGCAAAACTGGTTGAAAGATTGAAAGAATTTCCCGAGATCAAGGTGTATCCGGGAACGGTAAATTTTGTTCTTTGCGAGCTGCTTGTTAAAGGAATGGATGCCAAAGCTCTTCAGGCAAAACTGATTCACTACGGAATCATTATCCGGAAATGCGGAAATTATGAAGGATTGGATGATTCATTTTTCCGGGTAGCAGTGCGTTCTGATATTGAAAATAATAAGCTCATTAATGCATTACATGAGGTGCTTGCTAAATGA
- a CDS encoding GHMP family kinase ATP-binding protein — MAYIVSSPGSCGEFIQGYMDGISFMVTCPINRYSYAMSQFDGPGDRLPKKAALAVKKTLNYLGEEDRDIPIRLKSNILPGKGMASSTADISAVAQAVALSCGKRLTAHEIADIALSIEPSDATFFNGIVRFDHRGGTLIQQIGDCPPLKILIYDCGGEIDTVDFNTRADLVDLQKENEKYIKIALNLFRKGIQNGSIDEIGRASSISAFANQKILYKKQLNRFYKVGMQVGGKGIICAHSGTVLGLIVSADGDIENMKQSINEYMGKDFSYLDSVEIINQGIIDRKCDANEFDKE; from the coding sequence ATGGCATATATAGTCAGTTCTCCGGGATCCTGCGGAGAATTTATTCAGGGATATATGGATGGAATATCGTTTATGGTGACTTGTCCGATTAACAGATATTCTTACGCAATGAGCCAATTCGACGGTCCGGGAGATCGTTTACCGAAGAAGGCAGCTCTTGCTGTAAAGAAAACGCTGAATTATCTGGGCGAGGAAGACCGTGATATTCCAATAAGACTGAAATCTAATATTCTGCCTGGAAAAGGAATGGCATCAAGCACTGCCGATATCAGCGCAGTCGCTCAGGCTGTTGCGCTTTCCTGCGGGAAAAGGCTGACAGCGCATGAAATAGCAGATATTGCACTTTCCATAGAACCAAGTGACGCCACTTTCTTCAACGGGATAGTACGATTTGATCATCGCGGCGGCACACTCATTCAGCAGATCGGTGACTGCCCGCCTCTTAAAATATTAATTTATGACTGCGGCGGAGAGATAGATACAGTCGATTTTAATACCAGAGCGGATCTGGTCGATCTTCAGAAGGAAAACGAAAAGTATATCAAAATAGCCCTTAACCTTTTCAGGAAGGGGATTCAGAACGGTTCTATTGATGAAATAGGAAGAGCATCCTCCATCAGCGCTTTTGCAAACCAGAAGATCTTATATAAGAAACAACTCAACCGTTTCTATAAAGTTGGGATGCAGGTGGGAGGAAAGGGAATTATCTGTGCGCATAGCGGAACCGTTTTAGGACTGATTGTTTCAGCCGATGGTGATATTGAAAATATGAAGCAGAGTATAAATGAATATATGGGAAAGGATTTTTCATATTTAGATTCTGTGGAAATTATTAATCAAGGAATCATAGATAGAAAGTGCGATGCGAATGAGTTCGACAAAGAGTAG